A single genomic interval of Antarcticibacterium arcticum harbors:
- a CDS encoding ABC transporter permease, which produces MNFEFFIAKRLISTKKYKSSISAPIIKIAISAIAIGVIMMLVSFATGIGLQVKIREKIAAFNGHIIIDNYDNNSSQVSLIPVSKNQEFYPQFSTVSGINHVQAVATKAGIIRTETDFEGVIVKGVGGDFKWENFEDFLVEGSLPDYSQNLTEEILISRYIANRMGFKVGDKAITYFLREDVNRNPLLRAFLIKGIYDSGFQEFDELYLIADIRHIQRLNNWEQDQVGSFEVFIDDFKKLDQKGVEVYDNTPSLLDSRTIKQKYYAIFEWLSLFDFNIALIIGIMILVAGINMITALLVLILERTQMIGILKALGGGNWSIRKIFLYNASYLIILGLFWGNLIGLGLLFLQKYFKLFPLNPETYYVTEVPVYIGWEYILGVNLGTLILCVLMLLIPSVIITRISPVKAMKFD; this is translated from the coding sequence TTGAATTTCGAATTTTTTATAGCCAAAAGGCTTATAAGTACTAAAAAGTATAAAAGTAGCATATCGGCCCCAATTATAAAAATTGCGATCTCGGCTATCGCAATTGGGGTAATCATGATGCTGGTATCCTTTGCCACAGGAATTGGATTGCAGGTTAAGATACGGGAGAAGATCGCAGCTTTTAACGGGCATATAATTATAGATAATTATGATAATAACAGCTCACAGGTAAGCCTGATACCGGTTTCCAAAAATCAGGAATTCTATCCTCAGTTTTCTACAGTTTCAGGTATAAACCACGTACAGGCGGTCGCTACCAAGGCCGGGATCATACGTACCGAAACAGATTTTGAAGGCGTTATTGTCAAAGGGGTGGGAGGCGATTTTAAATGGGAAAATTTTGAAGATTTTCTTGTAGAAGGCTCACTTCCGGATTATTCTCAAAATCTTACCGAAGAAATTCTCATTTCACGTTATATAGCCAACAGAATGGGGTTTAAAGTAGGTGATAAAGCGATCACATACTTCTTACGGGAAGACGTAAACCGGAATCCATTGTTAAGGGCGTTTTTGATCAAAGGGATATATGACTCCGGTTTTCAGGAATTTGATGAACTTTATTTAATTGCTGATATACGGCATATTCAACGCCTTAACAACTGGGAACAGGACCAGGTTGGGAGTTTTGAGGTATTTATTGATGATTTTAAAAAGCTGGACCAAAAAGGAGTGGAAGTCTATGATAACACCCCCTCACTTCTTGACTCCCGTACCATAAAGCAAAAATATTACGCCATATTTGAATGGCTCTCCCTGTTTGATTTTAATATCGCGCTTATTATTGGGATCATGATCCTGGTAGCTGGTATTAATATGATCACGGCGCTCCTGGTCCTTATTCTGGAACGAACCCAGATGATAGGTATACTAAAGGCGTTGGGAGGAGGTAACTGGAGCATCAGGAAAATATTTTTATACAATGCTTCCTACCTTATCATTCTGGGACTTTTCTGGGGAAATCTCATTGGGTTGGGACTGTTGTTCCTTCAGAAATATTTTAAACTTTTCCCTCTAAATCCCGAGACCTATTATGTTACTGAAGTGCCGGTTTATATAGGTTGGGAATATATTCTGGGAGTAAATTTGGGGACGCTTATTCTTTGTGTTCTTATGTTATTGATCCCTTCAGTAATAATTACCAGGATCTCCCCGGTGAAGGCAATGAAATTTGATTAA
- a CDS encoding exo-beta-N-acetylmuramidase NamZ family protein has product MFYKFFKNTFLFFLITMVSCGRTTGQNGGSVAQNTPEVQDHKPVVVGANRIDTYLPQLKGKRIALVGNQSSVIFKMNEEGAYTHLVDSLLSRDVNLVKVFAPEHGFRGTADAGETIKDGKDASTGLPVVSLYGDNKKPKASQLKDVDLVIFDLQDVGTRFYTYISSLHYVMEACAENNIPLLVLDRPNPNGHYVDGPLLNTAHTSFVGMHPIPVVHGLTMGEYAQMINGEKWLKNGIQCELKVISMENYDHQIQYSLPIKPSPNLPNDQAINLYPSLCFFEGTNVNEGRGTPNQFQVFGSPFLNKEYFDYTYTPVSMEGAKSPKHLNTLCYGRNLTEQPRLNRINLEWLIEAYENTQDKSKFFNSFFTKLAGNTQLQKQIEAGLSEKEIRETWVENLETFKEKRKEYLLY; this is encoded by the coding sequence ATGTTTTACAAATTCTTCAAAAATACATTTTTATTCTTTCTTATCACTATGGTTTCCTGCGGAAGGACTACCGGGCAAAATGGAGGCTCGGTTGCTCAAAATACACCCGAAGTTCAGGATCACAAGCCTGTAGTTGTTGGTGCGAACAGAATTGACACTTATCTCCCGCAGTTAAAAGGAAAAAGAATTGCACTTGTAGGGAATCAAAGTTCTGTAATATTTAAAATGAATGAAGAAGGAGCGTACACTCACCTGGTAGATTCTTTATTATCAAGGGATGTAAACCTTGTAAAGGTCTTTGCCCCGGAGCACGGTTTTCGTGGTACTGCAGATGCCGGCGAAACCATAAAAGATGGGAAAGATGCCAGTACAGGCCTGCCGGTGGTTTCTTTATATGGAGACAACAAAAAACCCAAAGCTTCACAGTTAAAAGACGTCGATCTCGTGATATTTGACCTTCAGGATGTGGGAACCAGATTCTACACCTACATCTCAAGCCTTCATTATGTTATGGAAGCCTGTGCCGAAAATAATATTCCTTTACTGGTTTTGGACAGGCCAAATCCCAACGGGCATTATGTAGACGGCCCCCTGCTGAACACCGCCCATACAAGTTTTGTGGGAATGCATCCTATACCCGTGGTTCATGGACTTACAATGGGAGAATACGCACAGATGATAAATGGTGAAAAGTGGTTAAAGAACGGAATACAATGTGAACTTAAAGTGATCTCCATGGAGAACTATGATCATCAAATCCAATATAGCCTTCCCATTAAACCTTCTCCCAACTTGCCAAATGACCAGGCGATAAATTTATACCCCAGCCTATGTTTTTTTGAAGGAACCAATGTAAATGAGGGCCGTGGAACTCCAAATCAATTCCAGGTATTTGGGTCCCCTTTTCTCAATAAAGAATATTTCGATTATACCTATACGCCAGTTTCCATGGAAGGGGCCAAATCTCCGAAACATTTAAACACACTTTGTTACGGACGAAATCTCACTGAACAACCGCGTTTAAACAGGATAAATCTTGAATGGCTCATTGAAGCTTATGAGAATACCCAGGATAAATCCAAATTCTTCAACTCCTTTTTCACAAAACTTGCCGGGAATACACAGTTACAAAAGCAAATTGAAGCAGGTCTTAGTGAGAAAGAAATAAGGGAAACATGGGTAGAAAATTTAGAAACATTTAAGGAAAAACGAAAGGAATATTTACTATATTGA
- a CDS encoding PLD nuclease N-terminal domain-containing protein — protein MFLEINMLFWQLLMLALLVLPAIALTHMLQNNFRGRHRLIWVLIIIFLPLFGSILYFIMGKRYRRFNPLENGE, from the coding sequence ATGTTTTTAGAGATAAACATGTTATTCTGGCAATTGCTAATGTTGGCGCTTCTGGTGCTGCCTGCAATAGCGCTTACTCACATGTTACAAAACAACTTCAGGGGAAGGCACCGGCTTATCTGGGTGCTTATAATTATTTTTCTTCCGCTTTTTGGATCGATTCTTTATTTCATTATGGGGAAGCGATACCGAAGGTTTAACCCTCTGGAAAACGGGGAATAA
- a CDS encoding YkgJ family cysteine cluster protein — MEEILKNLPEKAKDKHKENKKFFATLRKKPPKHLDAQMEELHYEEFEKTDCLSCANCCKTTGPLFTNKDIERISRHFRMKPSKFIENYLRVDEDNDHVLQQVPCTFLGSDNYCSIYEVRPKACREYPHTDRKDFHKISNITLQNTSICPAAYNIVEEMKRRMKT, encoded by the coding sequence ATGGAAGAAATCTTAAAAAATCTCCCTGAAAAGGCCAAAGATAAGCATAAGGAAAATAAAAAGTTCTTTGCAACATTGCGTAAAAAACCACCAAAGCACCTTGATGCCCAAATGGAAGAACTGCATTATGAGGAATTTGAAAAAACCGATTGTCTTAGCTGTGCCAACTGCTGTAAAACTACAGGGCCTTTATTTACCAATAAAGATATTGAGCGAATTTCCAGGCATTTTAGAATGAAGCCAAGTAAATTCATTGAAAATTATCTTCGGGTAGATGAGGATAATGATCATGTGCTTCAACAAGTACCCTGCACATTTCTGGGAAGTGATAATTATTGTTCTATTTATGAGGTAAGGCCAAAAGCCTGCCGGGAATACCCGCATACAGACAGAAAAGATTTTCACAAGATCTCAAATATAACCCTGCAAAATACTTCCATTTGTCCCGCGGCATATAATATTGTTGAAGAAATGAAACGCAGGATGAAAACCTGA
- a CDS encoding class I SAM-dependent methyltransferase produces MKKQESNTPKPDIFGSAISAYYHHKDATDILVHSPDFDDDVIPVHYLFRDYKEMPLLERTALDNCSGKVLDVGCGAGSHALYLQKHKKLDVTAIDISPGAIEIAAQRGLKKTRCIDFFDLKNEKFDTLLFLMNGTGIIGKLDKLDDFFTHCKELLTTNGKILIDSSDLRYLLDEDEDGGLWVEMNSNYYGEMQYSISYKNEVSPIFNWLYIDFKMLQLAASKNSFSCSLLKEGDHFDYLALLKPANRPE; encoded by the coding sequence ATGAAGAAACAGGAAAGCAACACCCCGAAACCAGATATCTTCGGAAGTGCAATTTCAGCTTATTACCATCACAAGGATGCTACAGATATTCTGGTCCATTCCCCAGATTTTGATGACGATGTTATACCCGTTCATTATTTATTCCGTGATTATAAAGAAATGCCCCTGCTGGAACGTACTGCGCTTGATAACTGCAGTGGAAAAGTGCTGGATGTGGGCTGTGGGGCAGGAAGTCATGCCTTATACCTCCAGAAGCACAAAAAACTTGATGTTACCGCCATTGACATTTCTCCCGGGGCTATTGAAATTGCAGCTCAACGGGGTTTAAAAAAAACCAGGTGTATTGATTTCTTTGACCTAAAAAATGAAAAATTTGATACCCTCCTTTTTTTAATGAACGGAACCGGAATAATTGGAAAGCTTGACAAACTGGATGATTTTTTCACTCATTGTAAAGAGCTTTTAACCACCAACGGGAAGATACTTATAGATTCATCTGACCTCCGGTACCTTCTTGATGAAGATGAAGACGGCGGTTTGTGGGTAGAAATGAATTCCAATTATTATGGCGAAATGCAATACAGCATCAGTTATAAAAATGAGGTCTCACCAATATTTAACTGGCTTTATATAGATTTTAAAATGCTGCAGCTGGCAGCTTCAAAAAATAGTTTTTCCTGTAGTTTATTGAAAGAGGGAGATCATTTCGATTATCTGGCCCTTTTAAAACCTGCAAACAGACCTGAATAA
- a CDS encoding amidohydrolase — MLKNFLFSLIAAILLFSCASVNKEEADLLVFNAEVYTVDAEFKIAEAFAVKDGKFLETGTAEALEEKYNFKNKLDAGGKTILPGFIDAHAHFYRMGLAQQTVDLTGTKSFGEVVARIVEFQEERNVDFITGRGWDQNDWPVKEFPSKDTLDILFPNTPVAITRVDGHALLANQVALDMAGITVNTSAEGGAIEIKNGKLTGILIDNPMDLVGKAMGEPSREEQIDALLEAQKISFSYGLTTVVDAGIDKHTVELIDSLQQKEQLKVRIYAMLSNTPENLDHYLDKDPVKTERLNVRSVKFYGDGALGSRGAALKEPYSDHPNHYGALLSPVAEFRKTAERVAASKFQLNTHAIGDSANVVVLKTYADLLKDNEDRRWRVEHAQIISPADFKYFNKNVIPSVQPTHATSDMYWAEDRLGADRIKGAYAFKSLLDQAGIIALGTDFPVEDVNPFYTFYSAVARKDLENYPDGGYMPEEALSREETLKGMTLWAAYSNFEDEEKGSIVPGKFADFIILDRNIMKVNEDEIPNIKVTETWVNGEKVFSRE; from the coding sequence ATGCTGAAGAATTTCCTTTTTTCTCTTATCGCTGCTATTCTCTTATTTTCGTGTGCATCTGTTAATAAAGAGGAGGCAGATCTCCTTGTTTTTAATGCGGAAGTTTATACTGTAGACGCTGAATTTAAAATTGCTGAAGCCTTTGCTGTAAAGGATGGTAAATTTCTTGAAACAGGCACTGCTGAAGCCCTGGAGGAAAAATATAATTTTAAAAATAAATTGGATGCAGGCGGAAAAACCATTCTTCCGGGTTTTATTGATGCACATGCACATTTTTACAGAATGGGTCTTGCCCAGCAAACCGTAGATCTTACCGGTACAAAAAGTTTTGGGGAAGTGGTTGCAAGAATCGTGGAATTTCAGGAAGAACGCAATGTTGATTTTATAACCGGCAGAGGTTGGGATCAAAATGACTGGCCGGTGAAGGAATTTCCGTCAAAAGATACTTTGGATATATTGTTTCCAAATACACCGGTAGCTATAACCCGTGTAGATGGGCACGCCTTGCTGGCAAATCAGGTAGCGTTGGATATGGCCGGAATAACTGTAAATACATCTGCGGAAGGTGGTGCAATTGAAATTAAAAATGGTAAACTCACGGGTATCCTTATAGATAATCCTATGGATTTGGTGGGCAAAGCAATGGGAGAACCCTCGCGTGAGGAGCAAATTGATGCACTGCTGGAAGCCCAAAAAATAAGTTTCAGTTATGGTTTAACCACCGTTGTTGATGCCGGAATAGATAAACATACCGTAGAATTAATTGATAGCCTTCAGCAGAAGGAACAATTAAAGGTAAGGATCTATGCTATGTTGAGCAATACGCCCGAAAATCTTGATCATTACCTTGATAAAGATCCTGTGAAGACTGAAAGGTTGAATGTACGCTCGGTTAAGTTTTATGGAGACGGGGCTTTAGGATCCAGAGGAGCTGCTTTAAAAGAACCATATTCAGATCACCCCAACCATTACGGTGCCCTTTTATCACCAGTTGCTGAATTTAGAAAAACTGCAGAGCGGGTTGCTGCTTCAAAGTTTCAGCTAAATACCCACGCAATTGGCGATTCGGCCAATGTGGTGGTGCTTAAAACCTATGCTGATTTATTAAAAGACAATGAGGACCGCAGGTGGAGAGTTGAACACGCCCAGATAATATCACCGGCTGATTTTAAATATTTCAATAAAAATGTAATCCCCTCTGTACAACCAACACATGCTACAAGTGATATGTATTGGGCAGAGGATAGGTTGGGAGCAGACAGGATAAAAGGGGCTTATGCATTTAAATCATTATTAGACCAGGCAGGTATAATCGCCCTTGGAACAGATTTTCCCGTAGAGGATGTAAACCCATTTTATACATTTTATTCAGCTGTTGCCAGAAAAGATCTGGAAAACTATCCCGATGGCGGATATATGCCGGAGGAGGCCCTTTCAAGAGAGGAAACCTTAAAGGGTATGACCTTATGGGCTGCGTACAGCAACTTCGAGGATGAAGAAAAAGGAAGTATAGTTCCCGGGAAGTTTGCCGATTTTATTATTCTTGACAGGAATATAATGAAGGTGAATGAGGATGAGATCCCAAATATTAAGGTTACAGAAACCTGGGTAAACGGGGAAAAGGTTTTTAGCAGGGAGTAA